The Procambarus clarkii isolate CNS0578487 chromosome 24, FALCON_Pclarkii_2.0, whole genome shotgun sequence genome includes a region encoding these proteins:
- the LOC138368232 gene encoding zonadhesin-like — MNNQRSTTRGQHPEVNNSRSTTRDEQPEVNYPRSTTRGQQPEVNNQRSTTRGQQPEVNNPRSTTRGQQPEVNYPRSTTRGQQPEVNNPRGQLPEVNNQRSTTRGQQPEVNYPRSTTRGQQPEVNYPRSTTRGQLPEVNNPRSTTRGQQPEVNYPMSTTRGQLPEINNQRSTTRGQQPEVNYPRSTTRGQQPEVNYPRSTTRGQLPEVNNQRSTTRGQLPEVNFPRSTIRGQQPEVNNQRSTTRGQQPEVNNQRSTTRRQQPEVNYPRSTTRGQLPEVNYPRSTSRGQLSEVNNPRSTTRGQLPEVNYPRSTSRGQLPEVNYPRSTTRGQQPEVNYSRSTTRGQLPEVNYPRSTTLQDARRCND; from the exons atgaacaaccagaggtcaacaacccgaggtcaacatcCCGAGGTCAACAACTCGAGATCAACAACCCGAGATGAACAACCAGAGGTCAActacccgaggtcaacaacccgaggtcaacaacccgaggtcaacaaccagaggtcaactacccgaggtcaacaacccgaggtcaacaacccgaggtcaacaaccagaggtcaacaaccTGAGGTCAActacccgaggtcaacaacccgaggtcaacaaccagaggtcaacaacccgag aggtcaactacccgaggtcaacaaccagaggtcaactacccgaggtcaacaaccagaggtcaactACCCGAGGTCAActacccgaggtcaacaaccagaggtcaactacccgaggtcaacaacccgaggtcaactacccgaggtcaacaacccgaggtcaactacccgaggtcaacaacccgaggtcaactaCCCGAtgtcaacaaccagaggtcaactACCAGAGatcaacaaccagaggtcaactacccgaggtcaacaaccagaggtcaactacccgaggtcaacaacccgaggtcaacaaccagaggtcaactacccgaggtcaacaaccagaggtcaactacccgaggtcaacaaccagaggtcaactACCCGAGGTCAACTACCCGAGGTCAACTTCCCGAGGTCAACTAtccgaggtcaacaacccgaggtcaacaaccagaggtcaactacccgaggtcaacaacccgaggtcaacaaccagaggtcaactACCCGTcgtcaacaaccagaggtcaactacccgaggtcaacaaccagaggtcaactACCCGAGGTCAACTACCCGAGGTCAACTTCCCGAGGTCAACTAtccgaggtcaacaacccgaggtcaacaaccagaggtcaactACCCGAGGTCAACTACCCGAGGTCAACTTCCCGAGGTCAACTTCCCGAGGTCAACTAtccgaggtcaacaacccgaggtcaacaacccgaggtcaactactcgaggtcaacaacccgaggtcaactaCCCGAGGTCAACTACCCGAGGTCAACTACATTACAAGATGCTAGACGCTGCAATGACTAG
- the LOC138368233 gene encoding serine/arginine-rich splicing factor 4-like, producing the protein MNNQRSTTRGQQPEVNNSRSTTRDEQPEVNYPRSTTRGQQPEINNQRSTTRGQQPEVNYLRSTTRGQQPEVNNPRSTTRGQQPKVNNHRSTTRGQHPEVNYPRSTTRGQQPEVNYPRSATRSQQPEINKQRSTTRGQQPKGNYPRSTTRSQQPEVNNPRSTTRSRQPKGNNPRSTTRGEQPEVNNQRSTTRGQQPEVNYPRSTSRDQQPEVNNQRSTTRGQQPEVNNPRSTIRDQ; encoded by the coding sequence atgaacaaccagaggtcaacaacccgaggtcaacaacccgaggtcaacaactcGAGATCAACAACCCGAGATGAACAACCAGAGGTCAActacccgaggtcaacaacccgaggtcaacaacccgagatcaacaaccagaggtcaactACCAGAGGTCAACAACCTGAGGTCAACTACttgaggtcaacaacccgaggtcaacaaccagaggtcaacaacccgaggtcaacaacccgaggtcaacaacccaaggtcaacaaccataggtcaacaaccagaggtcaacatCCAGAGGTCAActacccgaggtcaacaacccgaggtcaacaaccagaggtcaactACCCTAGGTCAGCAACCCGAAGTCAACAACCCGAGATCAACAAacagaggtcaacaaccagaggtcaacaaccAAAGGGCAActacccgaggtcaacaacccgaagtcaacaaccagaggttaacaacccgaggtcaacaacccgaaGTCGACAACCAAAGGGCAACAAtccgaggtcaacaaccagaggtgaacaacccgaggtcaacaaccagaggtcaacaaccagaggtcaacaacccgaggtcaactaCCCGAGGTCAACATCCCGAGatcaacaaccagaggtcaacaatcagaggtcaacaacccgaggtcaacaacccgaggtcaacaacccgaggtcaacaatcCGAGATCAATAA